The proteins below come from a single Fusobacterium nucleatum genomic window:
- a CDS encoding SemiSWEET family transporter, whose amino-acid sequence MTEKQSKIFGYLGSALSILMYISYIPQIIGNLSGHKTSFVQPLVATINCTIWVIYGLFKKNKDLPIIFANLPGIIFGLFATITAL is encoded by the coding sequence ATGACCGAAAAACAAAGTAAAATTTTTGGCTATCTTGGATCAGCTTTATCAATTTTAATGTATATATCATATATTCCTCAAATAATAGGAAACCTAAGTGGTCACAAAACTTCTTTTGTTCAACCTTTAGTTGCTACAATCAACTGTACAATATGGGTTATATATGGGCTTTTTAAAAAAAATAAAGATTTACCTATAATTTTTGCAAACTTACCTGGAATTATCTTTGGGTTATTTGCTACAATAACAGCATTATAA
- a CDS encoding ABC transporter permease, whose product MIEFFIAKKQMFERKKQSILSIVGVFIGITVLIVSLGVSNGLDKNMINSILSLTSHITVYSPENISNYEEISKKIETIKGVKGVVPTIETQGIVKYEGGIEPYVAGVKVVGYDLEKAVKTMNLDKYIIDGKIDLEDKKGVLIGNELAKATGATVGDKIKLITSEETDLEMNVAGIFQSGFYEYDINMVLIPLTTAQYITYSDSTVGRLSVRLDNPYDAQKLVIDVARKLPETYFIGTWGEQNKALLSALTLEKTIMLVVFSLIAIVAGFLIWITLNTLVREKTKDIGIMRAMGFSKKNIMLIFLIQGIILGIIGIILGIIVSLILLYYIKNYAVDLVSNIYYLKDIPIEISLKEIAIIVGANFIVILISSIFPAYRAARLENVEALRYE is encoded by the coding sequence ATGATAGAATTTTTTATAGCAAAAAAACAGATGTTTGAGAGAAAAAAACAAAGTATTTTATCCATTGTTGGAGTTTTTATAGGAATAACAGTTTTAATAGTTTCACTTGGTGTTTCAAATGGGCTAGACAAAAATATGATAAATAGCATATTATCTTTAACTAGCCATATAACTGTATATTCACCAGAAAATATTTCAAATTATGAAGAAATTTCAAAGAAAATAGAAACAATAAAAGGTGTTAAAGGCGTTGTCCCTACAATAGAAACACAAGGAATTGTAAAATATGAAGGTGGTATAGAGCCTTATGTTGCAGGAGTAAAAGTTGTTGGTTATGACTTAGAAAAAGCTGTTAAAACAATGAATTTAGATAAATATATAATTGATGGAAAAATAGATTTAGAAGATAAAAAAGGAGTTTTAATAGGAAATGAGTTAGCCAAAGCAACAGGAGCAACAGTTGGAGATAAAATAAAATTAATTACTTCTGAGGAAACTGACTTAGAAATGAATGTAGCTGGAATATTTCAAAGTGGTTTCTATGAATATGATATAAATATGGTGCTTATTCCACTTACCACTGCACAATATATAACATATAGTGATAGCACTGTTGGTAGATTATCAGTAAGATTAGATAATCCTTATGATGCTCAAAAACTTGTTATAGATGTAGCAAGAAAACTTCCTGAAACTTACTTTATAGGAACTTGGGGAGAACAAAATAAGGCTTTACTTTCTGCTTTGACTTTGGAAAAGACCATAATGCTTGTGGTGTTTTCTCTTATAGCAATAGTTGCAGGTTTTTTGATATGGATAACTTTAAATACTCTTGTAAGAGAAAAAACAAAAGATATTGGTATTATGAGAGCTATGGGCTTTTCTAAAAAAAATATTATGTTGATATTTTTAATACAAGGAATAATATTGGGAATAATAGGGATAATATTAGGAATAATTGTATCTTTAATTTTACTTTACTATATTAAAAATTATGCAGTGGATTTGGTTTCTAATATTTACTATTTAAAGGATATTCCAATAGAAATTTCTTTAAAAGAAATAGCTATTATTGTTGGAGCAAATTTTATAGTAATTTTAATTTCTAGTATATTTCCTGCTTACAGAGCTGCTAGACTTGAAAATGTGGAGGCACTTAGATATGAATAA
- a CDS encoding ATP-dependent helicase gives MNLNLLEKLNDKQKEAASQIDGSILILAGAGSGKTRTITYRIAHMIENVGISPYSILAVTFTNKAAKEMRERVEELVGDIAKACTISTFHSFGMRLLRMYAKEVGYNSNFTIYDTDDQKRMVKAILKGQNLSLNGVKLTERDIVSMISKIKEQIKTLDEYSVMNKQIVEVYDKYNKVLLESNAMDFSDILLNTYKLLQKPEILEKVQNKYKYIMIDEYQDTNNLQYKIIDLIARKSSNLCVVGDENQSIYGFRGANILNILNFETNYNNAKIIKLEENYRSTTTILDAANELIKNNKSSKDKKLWTQNGKGDLIKVLACDNARDEVSRIIEIIKGNHQNGIAYRDMTILYRTNAQSRVFEEGLLRYSIPHKVFGGISFYSRAEIKDIIAYLSIIVNPQDELNLQRIINVPKRKVGEKGIEKIITYAKENNLNLLEVLSHIKEISGLTVVGKEKLLEMYDIIKELRDLSYIETASYIVQTLIDKIKYIDYIKENYDDAEARIENIDEFKNSILELENVVGELRLNEYLENVSLISATDDLEEKSDYVKLMTIHNSKGLEFPIVFLVGFENEIFPGSRAMFEEKEMEEERRLCYVALTRAEKKLYLSHATIRFVYGQDRLSTPSVFLKEIPEKLLDIDVKKERLYFADDYSNEIKSYDKSRKFEKKKTEINTKNTIKISDSTKEVLDTLGFKVGDRVKHKKFGLGVIKNIDAKKIYVQYVDGVKEMAIILADKLLTKSG, from the coding sequence ATGAACTTGAACTTATTAGAAAAGCTAAATGATAAACAAAAAGAAGCAGCCTCTCAAATTGATGGCTCGATTTTAATTTTAGCAGGAGCTGGTTCTGGAAAAACAAGAACAATTACATACAGAATTGCACATATGATAGAAAATGTTGGAATTAGCCCTTATAGTATTTTAGCTGTAACTTTTACAAATAAGGCAGCAAAAGAAATGAGAGAAAGAGTTGAAGAGCTTGTGGGAGATATAGCTAAGGCTTGTACAATTTCTACTTTCCATTCGTTTGGTATGAGACTTTTAAGAATGTATGCAAAAGAAGTAGGATACAATTCAAATTTCACTATCTATGATACAGATGACCAAAAAAGAATGGTAAAAGCTATTTTAAAGGGACAAAATTTAAGTTTAAATGGAGTTAAATTAACAGAAAGAGATATTGTCTCTATGATTTCAAAAATAAAAGAACAAATAAAAACTCTTGATGAATATTCTGTTATGAATAAACAAATAGTTGAAGTATATGATAAATATAACAAGGTTTTACTAGAAAGCAATGCTATGGATTTTTCGGATATACTTTTAAATACATATAAATTATTACAAAAACCAGAAATACTTGAAAAAGTTCAAAATAAGTATAAATATATAATGATAGATGAATATCAAGATACAAATAATTTACAATATAAAATAATAGATTTGATAGCAAGAAAATCATCTAATCTATGTGTAGTTGGAGATGAAAATCAGAGTATCTATGGATTTAGAGGGGCTAATATTTTAAATATACTTAACTTTGAAACTAATTATAATAATGCTAAAATTATAAAATTAGAAGAAAATTATAGATCTACTACTACAATATTAGATGCAGCAAATGAGTTGATAAAAAATAATAAATCATCAAAAGATAAAAAATTATGGACACAAAATGGAAAGGGTGATTTAATAAAAGTTTTAGCTTGTGATAATGCAAGAGATGAAGTTAGTAGGATAATTGAAATTATCAAAGGAAATCATCAAAATGGCATAGCTTATAGAGATATGACTATACTATACAGAACTAATGCTCAATCAAGAGTTTTTGAGGAAGGACTTTTAAGATATAGTATACCTCATAAAGTTTTTGGAGGAATTAGTTTCTATTCAAGAGCTGAAATTAAAGACATAATTGCATATTTATCTATTATTGTTAATCCACAAGATGAATTAAATTTACAAAGAATAATTAATGTTCCTAAAAGAAAAGTTGGGGAAAAAGGAATAGAGAAAATAATTACTTATGCCAAAGAAAATAATTTAAATTTACTTGAAGTTCTTTCTCATATAAAAGAGATTTCTGGATTAACTGTTGTTGGAAAAGAAAAACTTTTAGAAATGTATGATATAATAAAAGAACTAAGAGATTTATCCTACATTGAAACAGCTTCATATATAGTACAAACTTTAATAGATAAAATAAAATATATTGACTATATTAAAGAAAATTACGATGATGCAGAAGCAAGAATAGAAAACATAGATGAATTTAAAAACTCTATTCTAGAGCTTGAAAATGTTGTAGGAGAATTGAGATTAAATGAATATTTAGAAAATGTATCTTTGATAAGTGCAACAGATGATTTAGAAGAAAAAAGCGATTATGTAAAATTGATGACTATTCATAACTCAAAAGGTTTGGAGTTTCCAATAGTTTTCTTAGTTGGTTTTGAAAATGAAATTTTTCCAGGGTCAAGGGCAATGTTTGAAGAAAAAGAAATGGAAGAAGAAAGAAGGCTTTGTTATGTTGCCTTAACAAGAGCAGAAAAGAAGCTATATTTATCTCATGCAACTATTAGATTTGTATACGGGCAAGATAGATTGTCAACTCCATCAGTATTTTTAAAAGAAATACCAGAAAAACTATTGGATATTGATGTTAAAAAGGAAAGACTATATTTTGCTGATGATTATTCTAATGAAATAAAAAGCTATGACAAGAGCAGAAAGTTTGAAAAGAAAAAAACTGAAATAAATACAAAAAATACAATTAAAATTTCTGATAGTACAAAAGAAGTTCTTGATACATTAGGTTTTAAAGTGGGAGATAGAGTAAAACATAAAAAATTTGGTTTAGGTGTAATTAAAAATATAGATGCTAAAAAAATATATGTACAATATGTTGATGGTGTAAAGGAAATGGCTATTATTTTAGCAGATAAACTTTTAACTAAATCTGGATAG
- a CDS encoding ABC transporter ATP-binding protein has protein sequence MNNIIMKLEDIDKFYMETGNKLHILKKLNLEVKRGEFVSILGKSGSGKSTLLNIMGLLDKIDGGKIWIDDKEVSSLNEMERNNIKNHFLGFVFQFHYLMSEFTALENVMIPALLNNFKNKAEIEKEAKELLEIVGLAERIKHKPNQLSGGEKQRVAIARAMINKPKLILADEPTGNLDEDTGELIFSLFRKINKEHNQSIVVVTHARDLSQVTDRQIFLKKGVLE, from the coding sequence ATGAATAATATAATTATGAAATTAGAAGATATAGATAAATTTTATATGGAAACAGGAAATAAATTACATATTTTAAAAAAATTAAATTTAGAAGTTAAAAGAGGAGAATTTGTATCAATTTTAGGGAAATCAGGTTCAGGAAAATCAACTCTTTTAAATATAATGGGACTACTTGACAAAATAGATGGTGGTAAAATTTGGATAGATGATAAAGAGGTTTCTTCACTTAATGAAATGGAAAGAAATAATATTAAAAATCATTTTTTAGGTTTTGTATTTCAATTTCATTATTTGATGAGTGAATTCACTGCACTTGAAAATGTTATGATACCTGCACTTTTAAATAATTTTAAAAATAAAGCAGAAATAGAAAAAGAAGCAAAAGAATTATTAGAGATAGTTGGTTTAGCTGAAAGAATAAAGCATAAGCCTAATCAGTTATCAGGTGGAGAAAAACAAAGAGTTGCAATAGCAAGAGCTATGATTAATAAACCAAAACTTATTTTAGCAGATGAGCCTACTGGAAACTTAGATGAAGATACAGGAGAATTAATATTTTCACTTTTTAGAAAAATAAATAAAGAACATAATCAAAGTATAGTTGTGGTAACCCATGCCAGAGATTTATCACAAGTTACTGATAGACAGATTTTCTTGAAAAAAGGTGTGTTAGAATAA
- the pbpC gene encoding penicillin-binding protein 1C → MLKNINFKKVIIFFITLFILLFIYLIKVYITYAPKKLVEEINYSKVVLDRKGEILSVFLNSEEEFHIKYDGEVPETLKTAVINYEDKKFYSHSGVDYPRILKSFFNNMTGRKKMGASTISMQVVKLLEPKKRTYFNKLVEVVKAYKLESEFSKEEILKIYLNNVPYGSNIVGYSGAIKMYFNKEVKDLSYAEATLLAVLPNSPGILNLKKNNDKLEAKRNRLLKTLLDRKLIDERQYKFSLLEKFPNKIYYYEKKAPQFSIFLKNKYPEKIIKSTLDYNLQKKLEKIVHDYSNAMKDVGINNAAVLVVNNKTKEVLAYVASQDFYDKRNNGEIDGLQAKRSPASLLKPFLFALSIDDGLIVPDSIYPDVPIYFGNFYPKNSSNTFTGMVKIEEALIKSLNIPFVKLLSDYGVDRFYYFLENNDNYPEDRFDKYGLSLILGTREMRPVDIGKLYIGLANYGKVSNLKYTLTEDKPKEYQQFSRGASYLTLETLSRVVRPGNEKLYSEQRPISWKTGTSYGMKDAWSVGVSPDYTVLVWLGNFNQKSIFSLSGVETAGNLLFKVFNIVDINSKTFEKPTDDLKEIEIDEKTGYRKFYDVESKKVFYPKDAKLLRISPYYKKIFVDENDMEIDSRSPNFDKRKEKIVIEYPIEVSNYFFLNGVRENKNVKIAYPVQNLNIFVPKDFDGYKKVAMKLYNPNNEYVYWYLDEDYVGYSNEKEKFFELDIGKHKLTIITENGAREEVKFNINKR, encoded by the coding sequence ATGTTAAAAAATATTAATTTTAAGAAAGTAATTATTTTTTTCATAACTCTTTTTATATTGCTTTTTATTTATTTGATAAAGGTATATATAACTTATGCCCCAAAAAAATTAGTAGAAGAAATCAATTATAGTAAAGTTGTTTTAGATAGAAAAGGTGAAATTTTATCTGTATTTTTAAATAGTGAAGAAGAATTTCATATAAAATATGATGGAGAAGTTCCTGAAACTCTTAAAACAGCAGTTATTAATTATGAAGATAAAAAGTTCTATTCACATTCAGGTGTAGATTATCCTAGAATATTAAAATCATTTTTTAATAATATGACAGGTAGAAAAAAAATGGGAGCAAGTACAATAAGTATGCAAGTTGTAAAGTTACTTGAGCCTAAAAAAAGAACATACTTTAATAAATTGGTGGAAGTCGTCAAAGCATATAAATTAGAAAGTGAATTTTCAAAAGAAGAAATTTTAAAAATTTACTTAAACAATGTTCCTTATGGTTCAAATATAGTTGGATATTCTGGGGCAATAAAGATGTATTTTAATAAAGAAGTAAAAGATTTAAGTTATGCAGAAGCAACACTTTTAGCAGTTTTACCAAATTCACCTGGAATTTTAAATTTGAAAAAGAATAATGATAAGCTTGAAGCTAAAAGAAATAGACTCTTAAAAACTTTATTGGATAGAAAGTTAATAGATGAAAGGCAGTATAAATTTAGTTTACTTGAAAAATTTCCTAATAAAATTTATTATTATGAGAAAAAAGCACCACAATTTTCTATATTTTTAAAAAATAAATATCCTGAAAAAATTATAAAGTCAACTTTGGACTATAATTTACAAAAGAAATTAGAAAAAATTGTACATGACTATTCAAATGCTATGAAAGATGTGGGAATAAATAATGCAGCTGTCTTAGTTGTAAATAATAAAACTAAGGAAGTTCTTGCCTATGTTGCTTCACAAGATTTTTATGATAAAAGAAATAATGGTGAAATTGATGGTTTACAAGCTAAAAGGTCTCCTGCCTCACTTTTAAAACCATTTCTTTTTGCCTTGTCAATAGATGATGGACTTATAGTTCCAGATAGTATTTATCCAGATGTACCAATATATTTTGGGAATTTTTATCCTAAAAATTCAAGCAATACTTTTACAGGTATGGTAAAAATAGAAGAGGCACTTATAAAGTCTTTAAATATACCTTTTGTTAAACTATTATCAGATTATGGAGTGGATAGATTTTATTATTTTTTAGAAAATAATGATAATTATCCAGAAGATAGATTTGACAAATATGGGCTTTCTTTAATCTTGGGAACAAGAGAGATGAGACCTGTTGATATAGGAAAATTATATATAGGACTTGCAAATTATGGAAAAGTATCAAATTTAAAATATACTTTGACAGAAGATAAACCAAAAGAATATCAACAATTTTCTAGGGGAGCAAGTTATTTAACACTTGAAACTTTATCTAGGGTCGTAAGACCAGGAAATGAAAAATTATATAGTGAACAAAGACCTATTTCTTGGAAAACAGGTACAAGTTATGGAATGAAAGACGCTTGGTCCGTTGGAGTAAGTCCTGATTACACAGTTCTTGTTTGGTTAGGAAACTTCAATCAAAAATCTATTTTTTCATTATCAGGAGTAGAAACAGCTGGAAATTTATTATTTAAAGTTTTTAATATTGTGGATATTAATTCAAAAACTTTTGAAAAACCCACAGATGATTTAAAAGAAATAGAAATTGATGAAAAGACAGGGTATAGAAAGTTTTATGATGTAGAGAGCAAAAAAGTTTTTTACCCTAAGGATGCAAAGTTATTGAGAATATCTCCATATTATAAAAAAATATTTGTTGATGAAAATGATATGGAGATTGATTCAAGAAGTCCAAATTTTGATAAGAGAAAAGAAAAAATTGTGATAGAATATCCAATAGAGGTTTCAAACTATTTCTTCTTAAATGGTGTCAGAGAAAATAAGAATGTAAAAATTGCTTATCCAGTGCAAAACTTAAATATCTTTGTTCCAAAAGATTTTGATGGCTATAAAAAAGTGGCTATGAAATTATACAATCCTAATAATGAATATGTTTATTGGTATCTTGATGAAGACTATGTAGGCTATTCAAATGAGAAAGAGAAATTTTTTGAGCTTGATATAGGAAAACACAAACTTACTATTATTACAGAAAATGGAGCAAGGGAAGAAGTAAAATTTAATATAAATAAGAGGTAG
- the lpxC gene encoding UDP-3-O-acyl-N-acetylglucosamine deacetylase has product MKRKTLKNIVEYDGIGLHKGEMIKMKLIPAKSGGIVFKMLNMPEGKNEILLDYRNTFDLTRGTNLKNEYGAMVFTIEHFLSALYVSGITDLTIELNGNELPICDGSAIKFLDLFQESGIVELDEDIEEIIVKEPVFLSKGDKYVIALPYPDGYKLTYAIRFEHTFLKSQLAEFEITEENYRKEIAPARTFGFDYEVEYLKQNNLALGGTLENAIVIKKDGVLNPEGLRFDDEFVRHKMLDIIGDLKILNRPIRAHIIAIKAGHLIDIEFAKILDNIK; this is encoded by the coding sequence ATGAAAAGAAAAACTTTAAAAAATATAGTAGAATATGATGGAATAGGTTTACATAAAGGAGAAATGATAAAGATGAAGCTTATTCCAGCTAAATCTGGTGGAATAGTTTTTAAGATGTTAAATATGCCAGAAGGCAAAAATGAAATACTTTTAGATTATAGAAACACCTTTGATTTAACAAGAGGAACTAATTTAAAAAATGAGTACGGGGCTATGGTTTTCACAATAGAACACTTTTTATCAGCCTTATATGTTTCAGGAATAACAGATCTAACAATTGAATTAAATGGAAATGAATTACCTATCTGTGATGGAAGTGCTATTAAATTCTTAGATTTATTTCAAGAAAGTGGTATAGTTGAATTAGATGAAGATATAGAGGAAATTATAGTAAAAGAACCTGTATTTTTATCTAAGGGAGATAAATATGTAATAGCTTTACCTTATCCAGATGGCTATAAATTAACTTATGCTATAAGATTTGAACATACATTTTTGAAATCACAACTAGCAGAATTTGAAATAACAGAAGAAAATTACAGAAAAGAGATTGCACCTGCAAGAACTTTTGGTTTTGATTATGAAGTTGAATATTTAAAGCAAAATAATCTTGCCTTAGGTGGAACATTAGAAAATGCTATTGTTATAAAAAAAGATGGAGTTTTAAATCCAGAGGGGTTAAGATTTGATGATGAATTTGTAAGACATAAAATGCTTGATATTATTGGAGATTTAAAAATTTTAAATAGACCAATAAGAGCACATATTATTGCTATAAAGGCAGGACATCTTATTGATATTGAATTTGCAAAAATTCTTGATAATATAAAATAA
- the carR gene encoding coaggregation response regulator transcription factor CarR has translation MKILVVEDEKDLNNIITKNLKKNNFSVDSVYDGEEALKYSDYGNYDLILLDVMLPKMNGYEVVKHLRANKNETAVLMLTARDAIEDKIKGLDLGADDYLIKPFDFGELLARIRAIIRRKYGNVSNELQIDDLIVDTSKKSVIRAGKDIELTGKEYEVLEYLIQNKGRVLSRDRIRDGVWDYAYEGESNIIDVLIKNIRKKIDLGDSKPLIHTKRGLGYVLKEDE, from the coding sequence ATGAAAATTTTAGTGGTTGAAGATGAAAAAGACTTAAATAATATTATTACCAAGAATTTAAAGAAAAATAATTTTAGTGTTGATAGTGTCTATGATGGAGAAGAAGCACTTAAATACTCAGATTATGGAAATTATGATTTAATACTGCTGGATGTAATGCTACCAAAAATGAATGGTTATGAAGTAGTTAAACATCTTAGAGCAAACAAAAATGAAACAGCAGTTTTAATGTTGACAGCAAGAGATGCCATAGAGGATAAAATAAAAGGTTTAGACTTAGGGGCAGATGATTATTTAATTAAACCTTTTGATTTTGGAGAACTTTTAGCTAGAATTAGAGCTATTATTAGAAGAAAATATGGGAATGTCTCTAATGAATTACAAATAGATGATTTAATAGTTGATACTTCAAAAAAATCAGTTATAAGAGCTGGAAAAGATATAGAATTAACAGGAAAAGAATATGAAGTATTAGAATATTTAATTCAGAATAAAGGCCGTGTATTGAGTAGAGATAGAATAAGAGATGGTGTGTGGGACTATGCTTATGAAGGAGAATCAAATATTATAGATGTTTTGATAAAAAATATTCGTAAGAAAATTGATTTGGGAGATTCAAAGCCATTGATACATACAAAAAGAGGTTTAGGTTATGTTCTTAAAGAAGATGAATAA
- the carS gene encoding coaggregation-regulating histidine kinase CarS: MFLKKMNKLISRIPVSIRVTAWFTTFILILFVIIMSSAILIEDKIVNNLSAKELVKAVERIYEDPDEFENFDDGIYYIKYDSNNDIIAGKIPKDFDMTLAFSIEDINTYQIENKKFLYYDTKLKNTRDWIRGIYPLSKFQNEISKMWDIGIYLSPWLFIFVVIFGYRIIKNAFKPVKKISETALLIKKSKNFSRRIELDNSEDEIHKMASTFNEMLDTVEETFIHEKQFSSDVSHELRTPITVILAQSDYALDYVETLDEAKESFEVINRQAKKMTSLINQIMELSKLERQNEVEKERINFSNIILQLLEDYKTLLENSNIELIINIEKDLRIYGNKLMVERLFINLFINAIKFTKTTINVSLNRINKEIILQIKDDGVGIAKGEQKYIWDRFFQINNSRNKDKNRGSGLGLSMVNKIVQLHSATIEVESEIGKGACFIVRFPI; encoded by the coding sequence ATGTTCTTAAAGAAGATGAATAAACTAATTTCAAGAATTCCAGTGAGTATAAGAGTAACTGCTTGGTTTACAACATTTATTTTAATTTTATTTGTAATAATAATGTCATCTGCAATACTGATAGAAGATAAAATTGTAAATAATTTAAGTGCAAAAGAATTAGTTAAAGCAGTAGAAAGAATCTATGAAGATCCTGATGAATTTGAAAATTTTGATGATGGAATTTATTATATTAAATATGATAGTAACAATGATATAATTGCTGGGAAAATCCCAAAAGATTTTGATATGACTTTAGCTTTTTCAATAGAAGATATTAATACATATCAAATAGAAAATAAAAAATTTTTGTATTATGATACTAAACTAAAAAATACAAGGGATTGGATTCGTGGAATATATCCATTGAGTAAATTTCAAAATGAAATATCAAAAATGTGGGATATAGGAATTTATTTAAGTCCTTGGCTTTTTATCTTTGTAGTAATTTTTGGATACAGGATAATTAAAAATGCATTCAAACCAGTAAAAAAAATATCTGAAACTGCATTGCTTATTAAAAAAAGTAAAAATTTTTCAAGAAGAATAGAGTTGGATAATAGTGAAGATGAAATTCATAAGATGGCTTCTACATTTAATGAAATGTTAGATACTGTGGAAGAAACTTTTATCCATGAGAAGCAATTTAGTTCAGATGTATCTCATGAATTGAGAACACCAATAACAGTTATTTTGGCTCAAAGTGACTATGCCTTAGACTATGTAGAAACATTAGATGAAGCTAAGGAATCATTTGAAGTTATTAATAGACAAGCAAAAAAAATGACCAGTTTAATAAATCAAATTATGGAACTTTCTAAACTTGAAAGACAAAATGAAGTAGAAAAAGAAAGAATAAATTTTTCAAATATAATTTTGCAATTATTAGAAGATTATAAAACCCTATTAGAAAATAGTAATATAGAATTAATTATAAATATTGAAAAAGATTTAAGAATCTATGGAAATAAACTTATGGTAGAAAGATTGTTTATAAATCTTTTTATCAATGCTATAAAATTTACAAAGACAACTATTAATGTTTCTTTAAATAGAATAAATAAAGAGATTATTCTTCAAATAAAAGATGATGGTGTTGGAATAGCAAAAGGGGAACAAAAATATATTTGGGATAGATTTTTTCAAATCAATAATTCCAGAAATAAAGATAAAAATAGAGGAAGTGGATTAGGACTTTCTATGGTAAATAAGATTGTACAACTTCATTCTGCTACAATAGAAGTTGAAAGTGAAATAGGAAAAGGAGCTTGCTTTATTGTAAGATTTCCAATATAA
- a CDS encoding winged helix-turn-helix transcriptional regulator has translation MLKKDLPACPVELTLLLISNKWKVLIIRDLLDGTKRFSELKKSINNISQKVLTSNLREMEENNLLIRKVYPEVPPRVEYTLTDIGYSLKTLLDDMDKWGTWYRREVN, from the coding sequence ATGTTAAAAAAAGATTTACCAGCTTGCCCTGTGGAATTAACATTGCTTTTAATTTCAAATAAATGGAAAGTTTTAATCATAAGAGATTTATTAGATGGAACAAAAAGATTTAGTGAGTTAAAAAAATCAATAAATAATATTTCCCAAAAAGTTCTAACTTCTAATTTAAGAGAGATGGAAGAAAATAATTTGCTTATTAGAAAAGTTTATCCAGAAGTTCCACCAAGAGTTGAATATACCCTAACTGATATTGGATATAGTTTGAAAACTCTTTTAGATGATATGGATAAATGGGGAACATGGTATAGAAGAGAGGTGAACTAA
- a CDS encoding PepSY domain-containing protein — translation MKKIKNIELLLFLILSTLSFSYQVNYDDVVDIVLKNYPQSRVTKIEISKYKGKTVYKGETFDKGQKIKFIIDVNSGEVFKIAPDYDDEYNPNYNLPITFEQASRIALDNSFSGKIKGIELKNIDKKPYYTVEVKEDRTEKEINIDANSGKVLNIKENT, via the coding sequence ATGAAAAAAATAAAAAATATAGAATTGTTATTATTTTTAATTTTATCAACTTTAAGTTTTTCTTATCAAGTAAACTATGATGATGTAGTTGATATAGTTCTAAAAAATTATCCTCAATCAAGAGTTACAAAAATAGAAATATCAAAGTATAAAGGAAAAACTGTATATAAAGGAGAAACTTTTGATAAAGGACAAAAAATAAAATTTATCATAGATGTAAATAGTGGAGAAGTTTTTAAAATAGCGCCAGATTATGATGATGAATATAATCCTAATTACAATTTACCCATTACCTTTGAACAAGCAAGTAGAATAGCTTTGGATAATTCATTTAGTGGAAAAATTAAAGGTATAGAATTAAAAAATATAGATAAAAAACCTTATTATACAGTTGAAGTCAAGGAAGATAGGACTGAAAAAGAGATAAATATTGATGCTAATAGTGGGAAAGTCTTAAATATAAAGGAAAATACATAA